The Gadus chalcogrammus isolate NIFS_2021 chromosome 16, NIFS_Gcha_1.0, whole genome shotgun sequence DNA window GCCTCGCGGGGATCCAGCCCCTGCCCCTCGGAGCTCTGGTTGTGCTCGCTGTCCGTGTCGTCCAGGTCCGAGCACAAGTCCGAGCACAGGTCCTCACTGGACGCACTGGAGGGGGCCGGGGAGAGGGCCATGCTGGATATACTCCTTCCCCCGGGCGAGGCGAGGCTGGCGCAGAGCGCGTCGCCCGCGTTCTGCCAAGTGCTGCCGTTGTGACCACCaccagtagtagtagcagtgatTTTGGTGGTCGTGGTAGTGGTCGTGTCTGTGATTAAATCCATGAGCACGTCCGTGAAGTGGTCCTCGTTCAGGGGCATGCACTCCAGCAGATGGTTGAGCAGCTCGGCCGCCACCGTCGCGTCGATGCCGGGGCAGTTTGACACGAACATGTGCACCTCGTGCATGCACTGGATGTACCCGGCGGCGAACCGTTCGCTGGCCTCCCGGTTCAGCGTGTCGGTCTCTGTTTGTGCAAAAAGGAAGAGGGGAGCTTTAGAAGGGGTGATGGA harbors:
- the her13 gene encoding hairy-related 13 isoform X2, coding for MAPSARPSVNELDTEEEEEEDYYGIQRGDRKTRKPLVEKKRRARINESLQELRNLLADADSKMENAEVLEMTVKKVEDILQNRTQETDTLNREASERFAAGYIQCMHEVHMFVSNCPGIDATVAAELLNHLLECMPLNEDHFTDVLMDLITDTTTTTTTKITATTTGGGHNGSTWQNAGDALCASLASPGGRSISSMALSPAPSSASSEDLCSDLCSDLDDTDSEHNQSSEGQGLDPREATSTPTGMPPTVLYSQSMWRPW
- the her13 gene encoding hairy-related 13 isoform X1 yields the protein MAPSARPSVNELDTEEEEEEDYYGIQRGDRKTRKPLVEKKRRARINESLQELRNLLADADFQSKMENAEVLEMTVKKVEDILQNRTQETDTLNREASERFAAGYIQCMHEVHMFVSNCPGIDATVAAELLNHLLECMPLNEDHFTDVLMDLITDTTTTTTTKITATTTGGGHNGSTWQNAGDALCASLASPGGRSISSMALSPAPSSASSEDLCSDLCSDLDDTDSEHNQSSEGQGLDPREATSTPTGMPPTVLYSQSMWRPW